The uncultured Cohaesibacter sp. genome segment CAGCAAGCCACGCGCGATTCCGTTCATGCGTTGATGATGATCCGTGCCTATCGCATGCGTGGTCACTTGCATGCGGATCTCGATCCTCTCAAGCTTGCGGAGGCGAAGGATCACGAAGAATTGCATCCCTCGTCCTACGGCTTCACCGAAGCGGATTATGATCGCAAGATCTTCATTGATTTCGTTTTGGGGCTGGAATTTGCAACAATTCCGGAGATGCTCGAAATTCTGCGCCGTACCTATTGCTCCACTCTGGGTGTGGAGTTCATGCATATTTCTGATCCGGCTGAAAAGTCGTGGATTCAGGAGCGCATTGAGGGACCGGACAAGCAGATCGCCTTTACCAAAGAAGGCAAGAAAGCCATCCTTTACAAACTTGTCGAGGCGGAAGGCTTTGAGAAGTTTCTCGATCTGAAATATACCGGCACCAAGCGCTTCGGCCTTGATGGTGGTGAGGCTTTGATCCCGGCGCTTGAGCAGATCATCAAGCGTGGTGGCGCCTTGGGTGTTGAGCAAATCGTGTTCGGCATGGCCCATCGTGGGCGTCTCAATGTGCTCAGTCAGGTGATGGGCAAGCCGCACCGCGCCATTTTCCACGAATTCAAGGGCGGTTCCTATGCCCCTGATGATGTGGAGGGGTCGGGCGATGTGAAATATCATCTGGGCGCGTCTTCCGACCGTTCGTTTGATGATAACAATGTTCATCTGTCACTGACCGCCAACCCATCCCACCTTGAGATCGTCAATCCTGTGGTTCTGGGCAAGGCCCGCGCCAAGCAGGATCAGATTGCTGCCGGTGACGGTCCCTTCATCGAGACGACCGAAGTGGATCGCACGACTGTCATGCCGTTGCTGATCCATGGCGATGCAGCCTTTGCCGGTCAGGGTGTTGTTGCGGAATGTCTGGGCCTGTCTGGCCTGCGCGGTCACAGAACCGGTGGCTCGATCCATTTCATCATCAACAACCAGATCGGTTTCACCACCAACCCGCGCTTTTCGCGGTCTTCGCCATATCCATCGGATGTCGCCAAGATGATCGAGGCGCCGATCCTGCATTGTAATGCGGATGATCCTGAATCGGTGGTGTTTGCGGCCAAGATCGCGACGGAATTTCGCCAGAAATTCGGCAAGCCTGTCGTCATCGACATGTTCTGCTACCGCCGCTTCGGCCACAATGAGGGCGACGAGCCAGCCTTCACCCAGCCGCTCATGTACAAGAAGATCCGTCAGCATCCGACCAGCCTGCGTCTATATGCAGACAAGCTGATTGCTGATGGTGTCATTTCCGAAGCCGATCTTGAAGCGATGCGTGACGATGTGCGCAAGATGATGGATGCGGAATTTGAAGCAGGTCAGAGCTTCTCGCCGAACAAGGCGGATTGGTTCGACGGCAAATGGGCTGGCCTGACGACCGCCAGCGCCGAAGACGATCGCCGCTCCGGTGAAACCGGGGTCGAAGTCGAAGAATTGCGGGCTATCGGTGAAAAACTGACCGGCATTCCCTCTGGCTTCAATGTTCATCGGACCATCAAACGCTTCCTCGACAATCGCTCGAAGATGATGGAAACCGGGGAAGGCATCGACTGGGCGACCGCTGAAGCCCTGGCCTTTGGCTCTCTGGTTAAGGAAGGCCACGCGGTGCGTCTGTCCGGTCAGGATTGTGAACGCGGGACCTTCTCCCAGCGCCACACGGTTTTGTATGATCAGCAGGATGAGAGCCGTTACATTCCGTTGAACAATATTTCCGAAGGCCAGCAGCGCTATGAAGTGATCAACTCGATGCTGTCCGAAGAGGCGGTGCTCGGGTTTGAGTATGGCTATACGCTTTCCGAGCCTCAGTGCCTGACCATGTGGGAAGGCCAGTTTGGTGACTTTGCTAACGGTGCGCAGGTGGTGTTTGACCAGTTCCTGAGCTCTGGCGAACGCAAGTGGCTGCGGGCTTCCGGCCTTACTCTTCTGTTGCCGCATGGCTATGAAGGGCAGGGACCGGAGCATAGTTCAGCCCGTCTTGAACGTTATCTGCAGGCTTGTGCCGAGGATAATATTCAGGTTGCCAACTGCACGACCCCAGCGAACTATTTCCACATCCTGCGCCGTCAGGTGAAGCGGACCTTCCGTAAACCTCTGGTTCTGATGACGCCGAAAAGTTTGCTGCGTCACAAGCGCTGCGTTTCCAACCTTGCGGAGATGGGGGCCAACAGCACCTTCCACCGCGTGCTGTGGGATGACGCGGAAATCCGTCCTAATCAGGAAATCAAGCTTGCATCTGATGACAAGATCCGTCGCGTCATCATGTGTTCGGGCAAGGTTTACTATGACCTGTATGAAGAGCGTGAGAAGCGTGGCATCAATGATGTCTATCTTCTGCGTGTCGAACAGCTCTATCCATTCCCGGCAAAGGCTCTGATGAAAGAGCTGGGCCGCTTCTCCCAGGCCGACATGGTCTGGTGTCAGGAAGAGCCGAAGAACCAGGGATCGTGGGCTTTTGTCGAACCTTATATCGAGTGGGTCCTCAATCAGGTTGATGCGAATTGCAAGCGGCCTCGTTATGTGGGACGGGCGGCTTCTGCTGCGACGGCAACCGGCTTGATGAGCAAACATATCGCGCAGTTGCAGGCTTTCCTCGACGATGCCTACGCTGACTGACACATAGAAGTGGTCGTCTTCCCCGCCTGATCGAGGGGAGACGATCTCTTCTTCGAATTAGACGCCGACATAGATGCCAAACGGATTCTGGATCCCTGTTCAGGGTCCGGCCTTTGGCTCAAAGCGAAATTGGAATGTGAGATAACAAATGGCTACGGAAATCAAAGTCCCGACTCTGGGCGAATCTGTGACCGAAGCGACCATCGGTCAGTGGTTCAAGGCAACCGGTGATGCGGTACAGGCAGACGAGCCGCTGGTGGAACTGGAAACGGACAAGGTGACCATCGAGGTTCCTGCTCCTGTATCCGGGACGATGGGTGACATTGTTGCTGCTGAAGGAGAAACCGTTGAAGTGGGCGCTTTGCTCGCCATGCTGAATGAAGGGGCTGGCGGGGGTGCTTCGGCTCCTGCGGCTTCCGCTCCTGCTCCTAAAGCTGATAAAGCTCCGGCCCCTGCTGCCCCGGCTCCAGCTTCTTCTTCTGGCACCTCCATGCCTCCGGCTCCATCTGCTGGCAAGATGATGACCGAGCAGAAAATCGATCCCGCTTCTGTTGCCGGGTCCGGTGTCCGCGGTCAGGTTCTCAAGGGCGATGTGCTCAATGCCATCGCATCTGGTGCAACGGCCCCTGCCGGTGCCTCTACTGCCGCTCCTGCTGCGCGGCCTGCATCCAAGGCCGAAGACGCTGCGCGTGAAGAACGCGTGCGGATGACCAAATTGCGTCAAACCATCGCGCGTCGCCTGAAAGATGCTCAGAATACGGCTGCCATGCTGACCACATTCAATGATGTGGACATGTCAGCGGTGATGAATTTGCGCAAGGAATATAAAGACCTGTTCGAGAAGAAACATGGTGTCCGTCTGGGCTTCATGGGTTTCTTCGCCAAGGCAGTCTGTCAGGCCTTGCAGGAAATCCCGGCTGTGAATGCCGAGATTGACGGTACCGACCTTATCTACAAGCATTTCGTCCATCTCGGTGTTGCCGTTGGCTCGCCGCGTGGTCTGGTGGTGCCTGTGGTGCGTGACGCGGACCAGATGTCGATTGCTGAAATGGAAAAAGCCATTGGCGATTATGGTCGTGCTGCCCGTGATGGCAAGCTGACCATTGAAGACATGCAGGGCGGCACCTTCACCGTTTCCAACGGTGGTGTCTATGGTTCGATGATGTCGACCCCGATCCTCAATGCGCCACAGTCCGGTATTCTCGGCATGCACCGCATTGAAGAGCGTCCTGTTGTGCGCAACGGCGAAATCGTCATCCGTCCGATGATGTATCTGGCTTTGTCCTACGACCACCGCATCGTGGATGGCAAAGAAGCCGTGACCTTCCTTGTTCGTATCAAGGAAGCGCTTGAAGATCCGCAGCGTCTGGTTCTGGATCTCTAAGCATCTGTCTTTTCAAAACGGGGCAACTTTGCCCCGTTTCTGTATCCGGTTTTCCGAAGCAACCCAACTTCGGAAGTCTTGTTTCGGAGAGGCCCGATAAGAGGCAACTTTGAGGCAGGCACCAAAGGGTTCCCATTGCCAAGCCAAAGCTGGCTTGTCTGGTTGGAGTGGCATTGACTTGGCCTTCGCATTGAAAATTGGTAGTTGGCTTTGTGCCGTCTTTATCATTTTCTCAGCCCTGGTTTGGCTGGTGGGTGGCTTTTTGGTGACCAATGCCGTGTCCAACAATGCGGCCCTGCCTGCCGGGTTTGAGCTGATCCCGTCAAGTTTCTGGCCTGTGCGTGCCGTTGTTTCCGCCCTTGGTGTGGTGGGAGCGGTTATTCTGGTCTTGTCCCGCCCGTCCTTTTTTCGGGTGATTTCCATTTGGTTTGCAAGCGAGCTGGTGCTGATTGGCTGGCTGTATGCAACCGGTTTTCTTGTCTCGCAATTCGATAGTTTCGAGGCCGTGCGCAGTCTGGTTATCCTGCAAATGTGCGGTCTTTGCGTGGTGCTGTTTGCCTGGGTGAAACAGACCTCGCTCTATCGGACCAGACGTCCTCAGGAGTGATTGAAATGTCGTATGATCTAGTTGTGATTGGTACGGGTCCGGGTGGCTATGTCTGTGCTATCCGCGCAGCCCAGCTTGGTATGAAGGTTGCTGTCGTTGAAAAACGCAAAACCCATGGCGGTACCTGTTTGAATGTGGGCTGTATTCCCTCGAAAGCTTTGTTGCATGCCTCCGAGCTGTATGAAGAAGCCGAGCATGATTTTGCCAATATGGGCATCAAGGTCGGCAAGTTGCAGCTCGATCTGAAGGCCATGATGGGCCACAAGGATGACGTCGTCGAAAGCAACGTCAAAGGCATTGATTATCTGTTCAAGAAGAACAAGATCGACATCTTTCAGGGCATGGGCAAGATCGTTGCTGCCGGCAAGGTCGAAGTCACGCCTGATGAGGGGGATGCCCAGACAGTTGAGGCCAAAAATATCGTCATTGCCACGGGCTCTGATGTCGCCAACTTGCCGGGTATCGAGATTGACGAGAAGCATGTGGTGTCGTCCACCGGTGCGCTTGATCTGGACAAGGTGCCAGAAAAGATGATCGTTGTTGGTGCTGGTGTCATCGGACTTGAGCTTGGCTCTGTCTGGCGTCGTCTGGGCTCTGAAGTGACTGTGGTTGAGTTTCTTGATCGCATTCTGCCGGGCATGGATGGTGAGATCGTCAAAAATGCCCAGCGCATGTTCAAGAAGCAGGGCTTTGACTTCAAGCTTGGCACCAAGGTTACCGGCATTGAGAAATCCAAAAAGGGCCTTAAAGTTACCATTGAGCCTGCCGTTGGCGGTGACGCAAGCGAACTGGACGCCGATGTCGTGCTGGTGGCGATCGGTCGTCGTCCTTACACCGATGGTCTGGGCCTGGATTCGGTTGGCGTTGAATTGGATGATCGCGGCCGCGTTGCGACCGATGCGCATTTCAAAACCAATGTTGACGGCATTTATGCCATTGGCGATGTGATTGCCGGCCCGATGCTGGCTCATAAGGCGGAAGATGACGGTGTCGCTCTGGCTGAAATGCTGGCAGGGCAGGCCGGTCACGTCGATTATAATCTGGTGCCGGGTGTTGTTTATACCATGCCGGAAATCGCCGTGCTGGGCAAAAGCGAAGAGCAACTGAAAGAAGCGGGTGTCGCCTACAATGTGGGTAAATTCCCCTTCTCGGCCAATGGTCGTGCCAAGGCGCAGCGTCATAGTGATGGCTTTGTGAAAATTCTGGCCGACAAGGAAACCGACAAGGTGCTTGGTGTCCATATGATCGGCGCCGGTGTTGGCGAACTGATCCACGAAACCTCGGTTCTGATGGCCTTCTCCGGGTCTGCTGAAGATTTGGCCCGCACCATTCATGCCCATCCAACCTTGTCCGAAGCGGTCAAGGAAGCGGCGCTGAGCGTCGACAAGCGTCCGATCCACATGTAAAGATCAGACACGGGACAGTTTGAAAAGGCCGCCTTCGGGTGGCCTTTTTTGTTGGATTGCTTATGCGACCTTCCGATCTGGATGCGGGGAAGGAGAGAATTAAATCCTATCTCTCCCGGTGCGCCTATTTCTTCCAGAGCACGAAGGAGCGATGTTCGCTAGCCTTGCGTGGGTCATGATAGTCATCAAGGATCTTGGCTTCCATCCGACGACCATTGATCGAAACCGTTACGGTGCGCATGGCGAAGAAGGTTCGAAACGCTACCTTTAATCCGAAATCGCCCTTTTTCTCGGCGATGGAGCGGCCCCATGTGCAGTCGCGCGGTGCGCAAGCGGTATAGGCTTTGACCTGAATGTGGGGAACGGTGTCTTTGGTGCAAATGGCTCGGATTTCCAGTTTGGTCAAATCCGAGCGGTTCCCGGCGAAGGGATTGGTCCATGTACCAAGCGTTTGCGATTTGATGCAATGGTCCGCGAGCGACGGACCTGTCATGGCCAACAACGCCATAGCTAGGAATATTGCCCGATATACCATGTGGTTTCCTCCGATATATCTTGGGTCGGTGACATAATACTATCAATAAAGGGTTACAGTACTCTTAAAGCAAAATTCCCAGAAAAGGGCGATATTTTTTAAATTTTCGGATCTTAATGGTGTTTCTATTCAGTATTTATACATATGAGATCAAGACCTGGGATGGGCTTTTTTATAAATATCCATCAACTCGGTCATTTCTACTTCGGTGTAAGCCTGAGTCGTGGATAGCGAGGCGTGGCCGAGCAATTCCTGAATGGTGCGAAGATCCCCGCCATTGGCGAGCAGATGGGTGGCGAAGGAATGGCGCAGGCCGTGCGGCGTGGCGCTGTCGGGCAGGCCCAGCGATCCGCGCATGCGCTGGATGACCAACTGAATGATCCGCGGGCTCAGGGGTCCACCGCGTACGCCTCGAAAGATCGGTTCGTTTTCCTTTAGCTCAAATGGGCATAGGGAAAGATACTGGTCAATGGCCTGCTGAACCACAGGCAGCACGGGCAGGCGGCGTTGCTTGCCGCCCTTGCCGAGCACGGTCATGGCGTCTTGCCCCGGTAGCGGGGCGGTTTTCAGCGTCAGCGCCAGCGCTTCGGAAATACGCAAGCCCACCGCATAGAGCAGGAGCAACACCGCGCTGTCGCGGGCAACGACCCATGGTTCTTCAGCGAGGGAGTTTTGTGGGTCGACCAAGGCGCGTGCCTTGTCGATGGTCAGGGGCTTGGGAAGGGAGCGGGAATATTTCGGGGTTTGGATGGCATTGAAGGGTGCTGAGTTGGCTTTTTGTTTTTCCTCAAGGAACTGAACAAAGGATCGGACGCCTGCCATCGAGCGGGCCAGTGAGCGTGACGATAGGCCCGTTGCGCGCCGACGGGCCATGAAGGCGCGAATGTCTGCGGGGCGCAGATGGGTGAAATGATCAACAGAGGCGACTTCGCCCATATGTTCGGTGAGGAAGGAAAGGAAATGATCGAGATCCTTGTCATAGGCCTTCAAGGTGGCATCCGACAGGCCGCGTTCCTTGCCCAACCGTGAGAGCCAGCCTTCCTGTTCCTTGCGCAAGTCCGGGGTGGCTATGATCAGGGGAGCGGTGCTTGCATTGCTTGCCTTGGCCATCTTGGTCCACTCCTTGAATGTTGTCCTATGGTTTGATCTCTGAAAGTCGACAGAGGGACGAATCAAAATCCCCGACACTGTTACCAGCATCGGGGACAAACTTTACGCAGATTTTAAGATCACTCGCAGCCTAGGCCAGCCGGGTGTCCCCGGAGTGTGGACAGGCTTTAAGGATCGACTGATTTAGAGGATAGACTGGCCGGTTTTTGCCCAATCAGCGAGGAAAGACTCAAGCCCCTTGTCGGTAAGGACATGGTTGGCGAGGCCCTTGATCACGGCTGGCGGGATGGTGGCGACATCGGCTCCGGCCATGGCAGACTGTTTGACATGGTTGGCGGAGCGAATGGAGGCTGCCAGAATTTCGGTCTGGAAGTCGTAATTGTCATAGATGACGCGAATATCTTCGATTAGTTCCATGCCATCGATGTTGAGATCGTCGAGGCGGCCAATGAATGGGGAAATGAAGGTCGCGCCCGCCTTGGCGGCCAGCAGGGCCTGGTTGGCGGAGAAGCAGAGGGTCACGTTGACCATGTGGCCCTGATCGGTCAATGCCTTACAGGTTTTTAGGCCGTCGATGGTCAGAGGCACCTTGATGCAGACATTCTTGGCGATCTTCAGAAGCTCTTTGGCTTCGGCCAACATGGCGTCGGTTTCCAGCGCCGTGACTTCAGCAGAAACCGGGCCGTCGGTCAGTTCACAGATTTCGGCGATGACTTCTTTGAAGTCGCGGCCGGATTTGACGATCAGGGACGGGTTGGTGGTGACGCCATCAATCAGGCCGGTTGCGGCCAGTTCGCGAATCTCGTTGGTGTCTGCGGTATCGACGAAGAATTTCATTGCTTCAGTGCTCCGTATCGGTTCGATCAAGCGGTTCGCGCCTCTATTGCTCCTTGCAGGCTCAAGGCGAGAGACTTGATCAGCAATATTGGCAAATGGCAGCCCCTGTGCCATTGCTCGGCAGGCGGGGCTCGGGCATCAATCTGTGCCAAATCAGATGATGGATTTCCAAGACAGATTTGCCTATGTTCCTTAAACCAAAGTTCGGTGACAGTCAGCCCTCAACCGCCGAAATGCAGAAACTTTTCCCGTCGAGACAGCCAAAAGAGGTCAACTTGCCACCGTCTGAGCAAATCGTATCAGTCCTCGTGCCAGTTTATGTGGACAATAGCTACAGTTACCGGGTGCCATCCTCTCTGGTCGCACAGATGGGCGAGGGAGAGGGGCGTCTGCGGCCCGGTCAGATTGTTCGGGTGCCGCTAGGGCCGCGTTCGGTGTTGGGGGTGGTTTGGGATGATGACAGTGTCTTTTCCGATTCTGCCCGGCTGAAGGATGTGGAGCATGTTTATCCGGATGTGACCTTTTCAGAGACTTTCCGCCGGTTTGTCGACTGGATTGCCAGCTATACTCTGGCTCAGCGGGGCATGGTGCTCAGAATGGTGCTGCGCGGTGAGGAAGCCCTGATGCCAGCCAAACCGGTCAAGGCTTTGCGCTTGACCGGTGCGCCGCCCCAGCGCATGACCAAAGCGCGGGAACAAGTGCTTGAGGCGATGGAGGGCGGCTTGGCGGAAACCAAGGCGGATCTGTCCCAGCGGGTCGGGGTTTCCGCGTCGGTGATTGACGGGCTGTTGAAAAGTGGCACCCTGTCGGCCTGTCTTTTGCCTCCTCCGCCGATGGTCGAGCAGCCGAACGCGGACTTCGAGCCGCCCAAGCTTAACGCCTTGCAAGAAGATGCTGCGGAACGGATCCGGTCTGCGGTGCGCAAGAGGACCTTTGTGGCCCAATTGCTCGATGGGGTCACCGGGTCGGGCAAGACAGAGGTCTATTTCGAAGGCGTGGCAGAAGCGATTCGCGCCGGGCGGCAGGTGCTGATTCTGGTGCCGGAAATTGCCCTGACTTCCGCCTTTCTTGATCGATTTTCCGCCCGTTTCGGGGTTTTGCCGGGGGAATGGCATTCGGGGCAGTCGCAGCGATACCGTAATCAGATCTGGCGGGCTGTGGCGACTGGCGAGGTGCAGGTGATTGTCGGCGCACGATCTGCCCTGATGCTGCCTTTCCGCGATCTTGGACTGATTGTGGTCGATGAGGAGCATGACGGTGCCTACAAGCAGGAAGACCGGGTCATCTACAATGCTCGTGACATGGCGGTGGTGCGGGCGCATCAATCGGGCTTTGCCGTGGTGCTGGCCAGCGCCACGCCATCGGTGGAAAGCCGCAACAATGCGGATCTTGGGCGCTATGAGCATATTCGTCTGCCGGATCGGTTTGGCGGTCAATCCATGCCTGACATTGATCTGGTCGATATGCGGGTTGATCCGCCGGAAAAGGGCAGCTGGCTTTCGCCACGACTGATCGAAGCGGTCAATCAGAGCCTGGAGGCCGGGGAGCAGAGCCTGCTGTTCCTCAACCGACGTGGTTACGCGCCGCTGACCCTGTGCCGGACCTGCGGCCATCGGTTTCAGTGTCCGTCCTGCTCCACCTGGCTGGTGGAACATCGCTTCCGGCAACAATTGGTCTGTCATCATTGTGGCCATTCAGAGCCCGTGCCACCCTCTTGCCCGGAATGCGGCTCTGAAGACAGTCTGGTGGCCTGTGGGCCGGGGGTGGAGCGCATTGCCGAGGAAGCGGCCGTGATCTGGCCGGACAGGCATATTGTTATTCTGTCGAGTGATCTTATCCCCGGTGTTCAGCAATTGCGGGCCGAATTGGAGCTGATCGCCTCGGGCAAGGCTGACATTGTCATTGGTACGCAATTGGTGGCCAAGGGGCATAACTTTCCTGCCATGACACTGGTTGGGGTGATTGACGCGGATCTCGGGCTGGCGCATGGGGATTTGCGGGCCGGGGAGAAGGTGTTCCAGACGCTGGCGCAGGTGACGGGCCGGGCCGGGCGCCACCGGGGGCAGGGGCGTGGCTTGTTGCAGACCTATGCCCCAGACCATCCGGTGATCGGTGCCCTGGCTTCGGGCAATCGCGAAGGCTTTTATACTTATGAGCTTGAACAGCGCAATCGTGCCGGGATGCCGCCCTTTGGTCGGCTGGGTGCGGTGATTGTCTCGGCCGAGGATCGCGGGGCGGCACTGGCCTATGGCCGGGCGATGGCACAAAGCGCCCCGAGGGAAGAATCAGTCAGGGTGCTGGGGCCTGCCGAAGCGCCTCTGGCGGTGCTGCGCGGGCGCTATCGGTTTCGGCTGCTGGTTGCAACACCGCGTGCCTTTGCCCTGTCGCCATGGCTGAGGCACTGGATCTCGCATTGTCCCAAGCCGACAGGGTCCATTCGTGTGCAAATTGATGTTGATCCTGTGTCTTTCGTGTAAAAAGCCTAGGTCTTTCGTGTAAAAACCCTAGGCTTCTGAATTAGTCTTTTGCATTATATAGCCGATTTAAGACTTATGGCATGCAAGGTAGTGTTGCGCAGGCATGAGGCATGTGCTAGACGAGCAACGGTTTTAGGGGTCATGTGGCCCCGGACAGATGAGACGAAACTTCTGTCGTGATCACTTTTCGAGGGGAAATTGGTCAAGGGTGCAGAATTAATCTCCAAATGTCAGAGAGCGACCAGGTGACGGATAACAATTCAGAGATTTCAGGAGTGGCCGAACGATACGCACGCGCTTTGTTCGACCTGTCCCTTGAAGAAAAGGCAATTGATGCAACCGAGACAGATCTTGGTCGTATCGAAGCCATTATGAATGAGAGTGAAGACTTCATGCGGCTTGTCAAAAGTCCTGTTTTCACTTCTGACGAGCAACTGGCTGCTGTTTCGGCGCTGCTCGACAAAGCCAAAATCGAAGGCATTGTGGGCAACTTTGTTCGTGTCGTTACGTCCAATCGTCGGCTCTTCTCTCTGCCGGGGATTATCAAGGCTTTCCGCAAAATTCTTTCCACTCATCGTGGTGAGCAGGTGGCAGAAGTCACGTCCGCTCATCCTTTGACCGATGACGAATTGGAGGCGCTCAAAGCGTCGATCAAGGATGCATTGGGTAAGGATATTGCGATCGATGCCAAGGTTGATCCAGAACTTCTGGGCGGCCTTGTCGTAAAAGTAGGTTCGCAGATGATTGATTCCTCTGTGCGCACAAAACTCAACTCGCTCAAGATTGCACTGAAAGAGGTCGGCTGATGGATATTCGGGCCGCGGAAATTTCCGCAATCCTCAAAGAGCAGATCAAAAACTTCGGCTCAGACGCTCAGGTCTCCGAAGTTGGTCAGGTTCTGTCTGTTGGTGATGGTATCGCCCGCATCTATGGTTTGGACAATGTTCAGGCCGGTGAGATGGTGGAATTCCCTGGTGGGATGCGCGGTATGGCGCTTAACCTTGAAATGGACAACGTTGGTGCCGTGCTTTTCGGCGACGACCGCGACGTCAAGGAAGGCGACATTGTAAAGCGTACCGGCGCCATCGTTGATGTACCTGTCGGCAAAGGCCTTTTGGGCCGTGTCGTTGATCCGCTTGGTAACCCAATTGACGGAAAGGGCCCTATCGAGGCTACCGAACGTCGTCGTGTGGACGTGAAGGCTCCGGGTATTATCCCGCGCAAGTCGGTTCACGAACCAATGCAGACCGGCCTGAAGGCCGTGGACGCTCTGATCCCGATTGGTCGTGGTCAACGCGAGCTGATCATTGGTGACCGCCAGACCGGTAAGACCGCGATTGCTCTGGATGCCATTCTGAACCAGAAGTCGATCAACGACACCGGTTCGGAATCCGAGAAACTGTACTGCGTCTATGTGGCTGTTGGCCAGAAACGCTCTACGGTTGCCCAGTTTGTGAAGGTTCTGGAAGAAAACGGCGCGCTGGAATATTCCATCGTTGTTGCCGCTACCGCTTCCGATCCTGCGCCAATGCAGTTCCTGGCTCCATTTGCCGGCTGCGCCATGGGCGAATATTTCCGTGACAACGGCATGCACTCTCTGTTGGTCTATGATGATTTGACCAAACAGGCTGTTGCCTATCGTCAGATGTCCCTGCTGCTGCGTCGTCCTCCTGGGCGTGAAGCTTATCCAGGTGACGTTTTCTATTTGCACTCCCGCCTGTTGGAGCGCGCAGCGAAGCTGAACGAAGACAATGGTCTTGGTTCCATGACCGCTCTGCCGGTTATTGAAACCCAGGCAAACGACGTGTCTGCGTTCATTCCGACCAACGTGATTTCGATCACCGACGGTCAGATCTTCCTGGAAACCGATCTCTTCTATCAGGGTATCCGCCCTGCTGTGAACGTTGGTCTTTCGGTTTCTCGCGTGGGCTCTGCCGCACAGGTTAAAGCCATGAAGCAGGTTGCTGGCCCGATTAAGGGTGAGCTGGCTCAGTATCGCGAAATGGCTGCGTTCGCGCAGTTCGGCTCCGACCTTGATGCCACGACCCAGCGTCTGCTTAATCGTGGTGCCCGTTTGACCGAGCTTTTGAAACAGCCTCAGTTCTCCCCACTGAAAGTGGAAGAGCAGGTTGCTGTGATCTATGCCGGTGTGAATGGTTATCTTGACGGCATCGAAGTCAGCCAGGTTCATGCGTTTGAAGAAGGCCTCCTCTCGGTGATGCGCAACGAGCATAAAGATGTGCTTGAAGCCATTCGCGAGAAGAAAGCCCTCGATGACGAACTTTCATCCAAACTGAAGGCGGCGGTCGACAGCTTCGCAAAGAATTTTGCGTAAGGTCTGTAGACTGACGGGGAACGGAGGCTAAGAATGCCAAGCCTTAAGGACCTCAAGAATCGTATCGCCTCGGTTAAGGCGACACAAAAGATCACCAA includes the following:
- the fsa gene encoding fructose-6-phosphate aldolase is translated as MKFFVDTADTNEIRELAATGLIDGVTTNPSLIVKSGRDFKEVIAEICELTDGPVSAEVTALETDAMLAEAKELLKIAKNVCIKVPLTIDGLKTCKALTDQGHMVNVTLCFSANQALLAAKAGATFISPFIGRLDDLNIDGMELIEDIRVIYDNYDFQTEILAASIRSANHVKQSAMAGADVATIPPAVIKGLANHVLTDKGLESFLADWAKTGQSIL
- a CDS encoding primosomal protein N' translates to MFLKPKFGDSQPSTAEMQKLFPSRQPKEVNLPPSEQIVSVLVPVYVDNSYSYRVPSSLVAQMGEGEGRLRPGQIVRVPLGPRSVLGVVWDDDSVFSDSARLKDVEHVYPDVTFSETFRRFVDWIASYTLAQRGMVLRMVLRGEEALMPAKPVKALRLTGAPPQRMTKAREQVLEAMEGGLAETKADLSQRVGVSASVIDGLLKSGTLSACLLPPPPMVEQPNADFEPPKLNALQEDAAERIRSAVRKRTFVAQLLDGVTGSGKTEVYFEGVAEAIRAGRQVLILVPEIALTSAFLDRFSARFGVLPGEWHSGQSQRYRNQIWRAVATGEVQVIVGARSALMLPFRDLGLIVVDEEHDGAYKQEDRVIYNARDMAVVRAHQSGFAVVLASATPSVESRNNADLGRYEHIRLPDRFGGQSMPDIDLVDMRVDPPEKGSWLSPRLIEAVNQSLEAGEQSLLFLNRRGYAPLTLCRTCGHRFQCPSCSTWLVEHRFRQQLVCHHCGHSEPVPPSCPECGSEDSLVACGPGVERIAEEAAVIWPDRHIVILSSDLIPGVQQLRAELELIASGKADIVIGTQLVAKGHNFPAMTLVGVIDADLGLAHGDLRAGEKVFQTLAQVTGRAGRHRGQGRGLLQTYAPDHPVIGALASGNREGFYTYELEQRNRAGMPPFGRLGAVIVSAEDRGAALAYGRAMAQSAPREESVRVLGPAEAPLAVLRGRYRFRLLVATPRAFALSPWLRHWISHCPKPTGSIRVQIDVDPVSFV
- a CDS encoding F0F1 ATP synthase subunit delta, translated to MTDNNSEISGVAERYARALFDLSLEEKAIDATETDLGRIEAIMNESEDFMRLVKSPVFTSDEQLAAVSALLDKAKIEGIVGNFVRVVTSNRRLFSLPGIIKAFRKILSTHRGEQVAEVTSAHPLTDDELEALKASIKDALGKDIAIDAKVDPELLGGLVVKVGSQMIDSSVRTKLNSLKIALKEVG
- the atpA gene encoding F0F1 ATP synthase subunit alpha; the encoded protein is MDIRAAEISAILKEQIKNFGSDAQVSEVGQVLSVGDGIARIYGLDNVQAGEMVEFPGGMRGMALNLEMDNVGAVLFGDDRDVKEGDIVKRTGAIVDVPVGKGLLGRVVDPLGNPIDGKGPIEATERRRVDVKAPGIIPRKSVHEPMQTGLKAVDALIPIGRGQRELIIGDRQTGKTAIALDAILNQKSINDTGSESEKLYCVYVAVGQKRSTVAQFVKVLEENGALEYSIVVAATASDPAPMQFLAPFAGCAMGEYFRDNGMHSLLVYDDLTKQAVAYRQMSLLLRRPPGREAYPGDVFYLHSRLLERAAKLNEDNGLGSMTALPVIETQANDVSAFIPTNVISITDGQIFLETDLFYQGIRPAVNVGLSVSRVGSAAQVKAMKQVAGPIKGELAQYREMAAFAQFGSDLDATTQRLLNRGARLTELLKQPQFSPLKVEEQVAVIYAGVNGYLDGIEVSQVHAFEEGLLSVMRNEHKDVLEAIREKKALDDELSSKLKAAVDSFAKNFA